Genomic window (Zingiber officinale cultivar Zhangliang chromosome 2B, Zo_v1.1, whole genome shotgun sequence):
catgaagtcatatcctaggctagtagtagAAGGTAAGGtgtagcaaagacctgctacagtactgctcatatctacatgggtaacatgtgaggtatacaAATAATTACCATAGGTAAGACAGTGTCTAAACATATAtcacaggtatatatctcaacctatgtcaGCATAccaacataagtaaacaacaacagcataaataagcaaccatagcaatagtaaacaatagctgatataataataacagcgtatgcacgaatggtcactcccacccacccctctggcaccatgacccctgtatggtcgagaggccgggtcaatgatagactgtacaccacttcagctaccactactctcgagtggccaaggggacagttgcatagtagctgaatagccacGTTTGCGATGGGGTCCTTGCTGcccgcaactccagctatcactaccgagtgtgcgagtggggggcacgacaagacaagcgacacgctccaagctaccactacccatgagtggccgagcgtgcggccctggtcaacgaccctctcaaccacaagggagacatggtcgccagCATGCatacaatgacatgatgcgtaaatgcagcagtcatcatatatatatataaacagaaacaggtatgctacatgaatctagcatgctcaataaggtgtataaataaacagcaatcaaagcaagtaaacatggtatcaggtgtccatatatccaatacctaatatctaatgtctggcatctggtaTCTGATATCTGATACCTactaatatagtatctgctaaatatcatcgatagcaacaagagactgtatagaaacagacatgagtagctcaaagattgagtggaagaagtatcaagcgcaggaagaATAAGAGTGGAGTGAAGATAAACACAGTATCTATCTGaatataaagctcatgcactagagtcaaaatactaaagagataaagcaagaaataccctcctttatctgtcgatcgtgacaaactaatcccacgtcgagacgcacatctcgaatccaagtcctgcgatcacatgatatatttagctaattacatatacaacaactagctaaacctaaaaCCCAATTCTAATTCAATTAGATAACCGTTTAATTTCACCTAATAATCAAAATCTAACTAAATGATAAGTTCCTCTTTTATCCACCAATCAATTCTTAAAACAACTTCCTTTGCCTACGCCAATTATCCAATCTAGTTTAATTTCATCAACTACTAGCATCATGGATCAAACATGCACGATTTATCCACCTTAATCACATATGAAAATCCAAATCTAAGATAGCTAATTACTCATTCATCATGTTATCACATCTTAACAGCTCAAATAGAATTTGATCCAATCCATATCAACCTAATACCAACAAGAGATCAACCAAAACACTATAGTAACTTACCATGAATCAAAAACCTCGATTCAGCTCTAAAACCTTCACATTTCAcatgcaagtggattttcaatcCAAGTACCCTTAAACAGAACAATCTAACATGAGACTTAAAGAGGATAATCTTGAAAGAAAACTAAATCAACAAAGAAGCAACGATCGGATGCTTATACCTCACCAATGATCTGATGGAGCTGCTCCATGACCACCAGAGAACCAATTGGGGTAGCAAGGCAAGGTCAAGCTCACTGCCAGTACATAGGTAAGCTGCCACGAGTATATTGGAGCACAACGAGTAAGAAAATCCACTCAAGAGCATCCACTCACCATTAGGGCAGAAAACGACCAACGGTGGTGGAAGAGCCTCACTGGTGACAACCAACCCGCCTGGAATGTCGACATCAATGATCGATGATCAGCACTGTGGCAAGCACAACTAGGGCACAGCGTCGGTGATGTAAGTTAGGGCACGGATCGATGGGATGATGCAGGCTCATGGTCGGAAATGGCAACTTGCGGAGGAAATCCGACTAGGGCAAGCGACGAGAAGCACCGGTGGTGAACGGATCGAACGATGACAGTAAGAAGAATAGAGGAGAAAGGGATTTGAGCGAGTGCACGGCCTCGGCATCACCAAATCTCCCCTAGCCAGCGGTGAATCGATGGCGTGACGAGCCGACGTCCGAAATGGACAGCTGCTTCGGTATCCAGAGGTGTCGGCGGCTGCTCCTTTGGTCGGTGACGAAGACAAGATGAAGAGGCGATCACAGCAAGAGGggcggaggagaagaggaaggggatCGGGTGGAAAGGGTTCGGCGGcgatgaagagaagaggaagagaggctAGCAACGATGAGGAGGTTTAGGGGAaatcgggagagggagagggagagggagagtggGTGTCGACGGAGAGGGTGAGGAGAGCAAACTTAGGGTTTTAAATTAAGCCCTAAGTTGATTTCCTCAATCAATTCTCACTTAttaggtattccaaacaggctttctcccaTACTTAGTAATTCATCCCTGCAAACTACCTCATACGAACTccatttaaatcccaaaaaatttctaaaaatttctgaaaaatcccaTAAGATTATCtgacaaataaccttattatttaattattatctgggtGCCGTATTTTACAATAATAATACGAAGGGAGCCTTGACGTAATGATAAAGTTATTGTTGTGTGACCTAGAGATTATGAGTTTGTGTCTCGAAAATAGTCTCGTGTAAAGTATGATAAAACTACATACAAAACCCTTCTCCTATACCCCACATTGACGAAAGTTTCATGTACTAGACTATTACATTAAGTTTAAATTcatctaaattttaatttatggATCCATCTCAAGTATGTTTTAATCATTTTACATGAGATAATTATTTCATTGGATGGATTATGGATCATTTTGCAGACTAATGTGATGTGTATTTCAAATATATTACAAAATTTTCACATATATCTATGTATGCTACGGATTCATCCGGACAAGACTCGAGATGCTTAGAATTGATTCAGGCACCCATATAGATATTGATTTAAGCGTTTGGATTCATTATagtaatttatttttaatcttattttgggatatattatatgtatttagggttcaAGATTTTAGGAATTAAGAGTTGAATTATAATGGATTTAAGTCATTAAGATTtttcctctagggttcaggcttctcTCTAGGGTTAtagtattcaaaattaaaaaatttagatatttacgagaaatattatatatatttaagatttaagattttaagattttaagatttaGAGGTTGAGTTATAATGAATTTAAACTAATAGTATTTTTGTCCAAGTTTCTTTTTAAGTTATaatatttaagataaaaaaatttagatgtttataagatattttttaaaaaaatattgatttaaaaaaaataattccatATGCCAGGATTAAATTCAAACGTCCGGAGATAGCATAATATTGGTAGCGTAAAGTTGATAGCATAATCTTGGTAGCCTGAAATTTCTATCCACTCTTTCCGTTCCTTCAAATGACCTTTGCACGGGCTGCAGGGTTAACATATCCGATAACGCATCAGATAATATCCGAAAATTCTGGATCTATGACGTTCACGGAACGATCAAAAGCAAATCatctagaagaaaaaaaaaacattgtgtTCCTTTCATACGTCCATTGGGCCATCAGCTTGGCAGGACATTCCTTTCAATCAATTCGCAGCGGCAACTCCATTAATGAGTTAGGTGCTCTTCATGCTACGACCACCACCCGGTTTTCCTCGCTGCATGCGCGGACTTGCTACCCGCCTCCACAACATTCCGATGCGTGCGAGCCCAACCATGCAATGCAACATCGGCACATGCTGCATTAATTCCAAGGCAGGCAGGACCCTAATCCGGCATTTTCGAGTTTCAGAATGTTTCAAAAGATACATGCTTTCATATTTCTTGAAAGACatttaaaaacaaaataattttgatatcctCACATCGCATCCGATAGGGTTACTTGACGtgactttaattaaaaaaatttaatcttcTCAAATCTTATTTGCAggtaacaatttttcttttctttaattgcATGTAATGTGCACAGCTAGTACTGTACTAttactttttaaaaatcaacaccaagactattaattttattgttaTTTATATACGAACTAAGATGATGCTGATTTATAGAAATCAGCACCTTTCAGTTCAACTCAGCCTCATGGAACTACCTAGCAGCCTGATTGAGCAACCACCTAGCTGCGGTAGTTGCCTAGCCACGACCTCCTAGCCATGTGTGATCGCCCAACCGCATGCAACCTCCTGGGCGTTTAGCTGCTTAGTGGTCTCGCTAGGCAACCGCTTGGTCACATGACTTTTTGATTATGTGTAGCCGCTCCATTGTGGCCTCTTGGATGTGTGCGGCTTGGGGGTTGCAATTTTGTAGACATGTACATATGGATGAAGCTAGAAATTTCATATGAGGAGTGAAAGGTGTGTGTTCATGCTAAAGGACAAGGTTGTTAGAGACGAAGTCACATTAGGCCCAGTCCTGACTATAGCTCACCTTAAttatcaattattattattattatctatatAAATCTTATGTGAAGGTAATTTAAAATCGGATTGGGATTGATTTAGTTTGGATTTAACCAAAGTATATCTGAATTAAATTATCTAAAATCACCACTCTCATTCCCtcactatttttaatttttatacccCTGTATCTCTTGTTGtatgatatttttttagaaaGGTATTTTCAGACCATGCCCACtgaaaaatatgaaactacaATATAGCCTTCATAAATTTTTGAAACCCAAAGTGTGCCTAGGAAAATGTCCGCCTTAATCAGCACCTGTTCCTGTCCACTCCAGGTGGATAGACCAGACCTCAGTGCCCCCAATTCAATTGGATACAGCTAGCATTTGCAAGGCAACAAACAGACCATTGATTGTTATCGTCGTGCATTGTTTGTTAGGAGGAAGACACAGACAGGGGAATGGAACACTGGAAGGCGAGCAAGCTacagggtgtgtgtgtgtgtgtgagagagagagagagagagagagagtaagcATCAAATGCGATCTGGCATGGGCATATTTAATTGCTTGTAGCTGGTGAATCCGCCGTCCACCACGAGGTTGTGGCCCGACACGAACTTGGACTCGTCGGAGGCCAAGTAAACCGCTGCCTTGGCCACGTCGATCTCCTCGCATTTGGCCCCCACCAGCTCGCTGAGCCCCTCCACTATAGCCTGAAGTCTCTCCGTCCCCGCGCCGCCGCTGCCGTATATCTGAGAGAACTGCTCCAGCACCATCGGCGTCGGGATCGCGAACGGAGAGATGCAGTTCAGACGCACCCCACGGCGGCTGAGTTCCCCTGCCATGGATCTCACGATTCCTGCTACGGCGAACTTGGAGATGGTGTAGGGGTGGGTGCCCAGGCCGCCCATGATTCCGCTCACGCTCGACACGCAGATGATGGAGCCGGAGCCCTCGGGAGCCATCGCGCGGGCCGCGTGCTTCACCCCCGCTAGGGTCCCGCGCACGTTGGCGGCCATCACCGCGTCGAAGGCGGCGAGGTCGAGGGCCGACACGTCGGGGCTCGCGAGCGGGCCTGTGATTCCGGCGCTGTTGTGCATCACGTGGAGCCGGCCATGGCGGGCCACCGCTAGGTCGACGGCGGCGGCCACCTGCGGCTCGTCCGTGACGTCGCACTCCACGAAGTCTGCCTGCGGTCCAAGCTCCTGGGCAGCCTCCTGGCCCGATCGAGCGTCCACGTCGGCGATGACCACCGCGGCGGCGCCTTCTCGGAGGAATTCACGGGCCGTGGCCTTCCCCAGCCCGCTGGCTCCTCCGGTCACCAAGGCCACCTTCCCCTGTAGCCTGAAACAACCACGCACATGCATCAATCGACAGCTCAGCAGCTAAAACTGGTACGTCGGTCAAATGCCAGCAACAAAACAAACCGCCGCTGTATGACATTGATCGTTTAACAGCAAAGCTCAATTATTCACCAAATAGCAACCCTCTGTTTAAGCATCAGATGACAAATAAACTCTACGCGATTAAGCATCGTAAGATCAGAATCGATGTAATTAAGCATCGTAATTCATTCTGTTTCTAACCGAGATGGCGATGGCCGATGGGATCGTTTAATCaaaatagctatctagctagcaATCAATGGCGTAGCTACAGACGAAGACGACGACGCGTACCGCCAGCCGACACCAGCTAATGAAAAACTTGGAAGAAGACCACTCACCTGCTGCCGCCTTGCGGTGGTGCGGCCAGCGAGGAAAACTTGACCGGCTTTGGAGATGAGTAGTATTGCTCCCTTCCGACCGTCGCCAATCTCCTGAATGCTTAAACCACGCAGTCATCAAAACCCAGTCTCTTGTCACCGACCTAAATAACGCTGAAGGATTATTGAGAGGTGCGTGTCGATTAGAACCTGGAAAGAATGCGAAGCATGGCTGTGGCTGAGGGAAGGAGCTAGCAGAGGGCGGCGCCGGCAGAGGAACTTTGCTTTGAGGGGTTGCTCTGGTCGCAAGTTCTCTTCTGCTTTGGGTATATAACGACGAGCTCGTTTGTAGGTTGTAGCAGAAGGTTATTACATCTAGACGTTTCTCACATCCGTCTCCATATTATTATTAGGGAGATAGATAAATTATAGGGTAAATTTTTAACTAGACGATATGAGGAGTTAAGACATTTAATGATATCCATTTTTCATCATCAAAATTAAATATCTTACACTTTAAATAACTTAAATCTCATAATAAATATTCTACCAACCAAATATTCAGAAGACTCACTTATTAAACATCTCACTCTCAATATCTTAaatttcacaaataaatatttatatttttaattttttttataaaaaaaataaagagagaaatcACGGAACATTGTGGAACATGCCTCTATGCACGGTGATTTAGAATCCCCTCTCCAATGTCCCCTTCCAATAgagatatttgatattaagaaaTATTTCGAGAAATATATCCTTCAAATATTCCTATTATAGATACTCTAAAAAATCTATCACTTTTTAATCACATCTCGTGAAAATTAATCATGAGAAAGAGCTCCTGTTTTCATAAAACATATTGTGGATTAGAGCATCCTAACCGGAGTATTGAGTACTTCTTCATATATCTTCAAATAATAAATCTCCATCGTTGAAATTTCAACAAGATGGAAATTGAAATATTAGGAATCATCAGGTAAAACTAGATTGAGATATTAGAATTATAGGTGGAGCATCTTGGCTTGGTGATTTCTATTTATTTGGAGTGAGATATTTGATAGATAGAGCCCACCGTTTAtagaatatttaattataaaatctaagatatttgattgataatatgaatattataatcataaatatttatttttattatgaatgCTCTTAGGACACCCACATTAGTTGGACTATACGTTAATATATATACCAAAAACTCCTTAAATTAACACGTCTCTTTTATTAACATTTATTAACCTTCATTTTCACTTTAACATTATTATTGATGAGTTTCAATATCCATTCATTCATTTTTAAGCTTTATActcaacttttattttttttcttaattttattattataaaatatactTATTAACAACGTTTAGAAAATTGAAGGTTGTTAATATAATGGTGTCATAATACCCACATTAATTGTAATACAATTTAATATTATAACACTCATTCATATATTAACCGGATActcttattaataaaaaaaattacttgattTTAAACTAAGACAATTTTATTGGAATAATAATATCTTTttcattaattaaaaaaaaaagaaatgatatttttaagaaaaaatctcaaggaaaactcttaaggatagacacataaatgatgtgACCCACAAAAAGTTAAATGATGGGTCATATCATTTATGTCTCTATCCTTAAAAATTTTGCTTGAGATTTTTCCTTAAGAATATCATAGCTCTAAAAAAAGTTACTTGATTTTAGACTAAGATAATTTTATTGAAATAATACTATCTTCTTCAATATTAATCTATTTTTAGTTTCAACCATATTATATAAGTTATGAGATTACTGTTATAAgaatattttcataaataaaaatatattgaaatgggatgagatattattttaataacaaaaaaataaaaatacttttttgatttcaataaaaaaatatattcttttgatttttgacataGGTACAATAATCATTAAATCTATATATCTTCCTCCCTACTCTACTATACATCTTTATCCCAATATAAATCTTTATTCCAATTAAATATCAGAATtatatccttatttatatttaaataaattttattttatcattataaattaatcttttctcttaattaatttatgtattcattataattattttatattatttaattgaaaatatttattgatcatataaacatatatatttatatcatcttaaataagttttttaaaattttctatcattttatttaaaattgacagctatacaaaattaaatataacctgatcaaatttaagagaggATAAGAATGGGCCAATTTATTATGAACACAAGGAATCAATTAAATGCAATTctctttgtttatttattttttgtaaataaattttcaaaaaaacaaGTCCTCACAGTCAGAAATGAATAAGGAAGCTGGCAGCCCAACCCTGACACAACGTTTTCAAGAGTAGGCTTGATGCTTGTTTTACACGTTAGTTCAGAGGTAAGGGAGAAAGCTACTGTGCAAACCGGTTAAATGTTATCCTGACGGTATCGTATGGCTGTTCCACATCACTAAGGAGGAATAGAtcagataattaaaattaaacattaattttttgatttttaCTGAGATTCGACTGTTACTTATTTCTATACATTTATCATGTGAGCAGATAGTAAGGAAGGAAGGCGACATTGAAGCAAGCAGATGTAGTTAATTaaggtaaaaataaataaaaaggcgTCCATATAAATTCTAAGATGGACATTCCATTTTTCAATTGAAATTGATTAAACATCTTATTTAAAATcaactatttaatttttttttaatccaacTATTCGATTAATTTTGGAATGATGAGTCCGGTCTTATAAAAAATTTCTGTCtgtatcaaaataaattaacaaataatCATGAAGATTCATCTAGATACTCAGTGTTCTTAGGTCTACTTCTCATTAGACGAAAAATATCCAACAATAAATCGTATTCAAACCTTAAATCGCTTTGTTATTTATTAGAGGGTCTACTCATTACATTATTACCcccaaaaaaaatattcaaaatatcCTTAGACcgaattttaagatttaaattgtGTAGCTAGTAGATAGTTGCTACAATTAATATGTAGCTAttaactacaagaaaaaccctcatagacatcggtggaacaacaacagttttaagcaaaaatcaatgtctttgagtattttacaccgatttttccaaaaatcgatgtctatgagcgcagattttcgctcatagacatcggtttttttagccgatgtctatgagcaccttttttcgttaatagacaccgatttttacagcggtttttaaaacccgatgtctatgataaataaaataatttaattttcctacCAATACTTAACCAAAaattgcaacacttcactctttcctccaaacctaaacctatatcgcgctgtccttccccttcctagatcgacgccccttcctctcccgatcaggatcaacacacgactCCCTTGTGAGGTCTGCGGTCTGCGGAATGCCCCGCTTTCCCAAACGGCGACATCCATATCctctttccccttctcttctcctctcccttccgTCTTTGCCCTCTCGCGGGTTGCTCCATCTCTTAGGGTTTCTTCTCCTCATGCTTTCTGGGTTCTCCATTGATTTGTCGGCGGCCTTTTCCCCGGAAATTGTCTTGATTCCATTGCTGTTTTCGCTGTTGGTGCTCGAATTTGGCTCCTCGAGGCCGCTCCTTCGTCGTTTGCACTCATGGCGGCTCTCATCAAATGCA
Coding sequences:
- the LOC122045606 gene encoding sex determination protein tasselseed-2-like isoform X2 — protein: MHVRGCFRLQGKVALVTGGASGLGKATAREFLREGAAAVVIADVDARSGQEAAQELGPQADFVECDVTDEPQVAAAVDLAVARHGRLHVMHNSAGITGPLASPDVSALDLAAFDAVMAANVRGTLAGVKHAARAMAPEGSGSIICVSSVSGIMGGLGTHPYTISKFAVAGIVRSMAGELSRRGVRLNCISPFAIPTPMVLEQFSQIYGSGGAGTERLQAIVEGLSELVGAKCEEIDVAKAAVYLASDESKFVSGHNLVVDGGFTSYKQLNMPMPDRI
- the LOC122045606 gene encoding sex determination protein tasselseed-2-like isoform X1 codes for the protein MLRILSRRLATVGREQYYSSPKPVKFSSLAAPPQGGSRLQGKVALVTGGASGLGKATAREFLREGAAAVVIADVDARSGQEAAQELGPQADFVECDVTDEPQVAAAVDLAVARHGRLHVMHNSAGITGPLASPDVSALDLAAFDAVMAANVRGTLAGVKHAARAMAPEGSGSIICVSSVSGIMGGLGTHPYTISKFAVAGIVRSMAGELSRRGVRLNCISPFAIPTPMVLEQFSQIYGSGGAGTERLQAIVEGLSELVGAKCEEIDVAKAAVYLASDESKFVSGHNLVVDGGFTSYKQLNMPMPDRI